In the genome of Aminivibrio pyruvatiphilus, one region contains:
- the nusA gene encoding transcription termination factor NusA encodes MQLGRDFVRALAQITKERGLSQEVIASSLEAALISAYKKYQGGNQDVEVHIDTENGDISICEVKHIVADVVSPDTEISLADAQAQGFVDVTEGDFIRIEKNPENFGRIAAQTARQVIIQRLKDAERQIIFEEFSDRVGDLVTGVVFKSENDQVLIRLNDRTEAILPREERIVNEKYIPGERLKFYLLDVRQTTRGPRIVVSRTHPGLLRKLLELEVPEIQEGVIEIKNIVRESGARAKVAVQTLDMNVDPVGACVGNNGARIKSISKELCGEKVDVIIWNSDPLQYIRNSLSPAKIVRIEPILEQEKAVTVFSRPDQLSLAIGKAGQNVRLAARLTGWKIDINALEPERMPTLHDIFQDIIDDSGAE; translated from the coding sequence ATGCAGCTTGGGCGTGATTTCGTCCGCGCTTTGGCCCAGATCACGAAAGAGAGGGGACTGTCCCAGGAAGTTATCGCTTCCAGCCTTGAGGCGGCCCTTATCTCGGCATATAAAAAATACCAGGGCGGGAACCAGGATGTGGAGGTCCATATCGATACGGAAAACGGCGATATCTCCATCTGCGAAGTGAAGCACATCGTGGCGGATGTCGTGTCGCCGGACACGGAAATCTCCCTTGCCGATGCCCAGGCCCAGGGGTTCGTGGACGTCACCGAGGGGGATTTTATCCGCATAGAGAAAAATCCCGAGAATTTCGGCAGGATTGCTGCCCAGACGGCCAGGCAGGTCATCATCCAGAGGCTGAAGGATGCCGAGCGGCAGATCATTTTCGAGGAGTTCTCCGACCGGGTGGGGGACCTCGTTACCGGCGTCGTCTTCAAATCGGAGAACGACCAGGTGCTCATCCGCCTCAACGACCGCACTGAAGCAATCCTCCCCAGGGAAGAGCGCATCGTGAACGAAAAGTACATTCCCGGCGAAAGGCTCAAGTTTTACCTCCTTGACGTCCGTCAGACAACACGGGGACCGAGAATCGTCGTTTCCCGGACCCATCCCGGCCTGCTGCGAAAGCTTCTTGAACTCGAGGTTCCCGAGATCCAGGAAGGGGTCATCGAGATCAAGAACATCGTCCGCGAGTCCGGGGCGAGAGCCAAGGTGGCGGTCCAGACCCTCGACATGAACGTGGATCCGGTGGGAGCCTGCGTGGGGAACAACGGGGCCCGGATCAAGTCCATAAGCAAGGAGCTCTGCGGCGAAAAGGTGGACGTGATCATCTGGAACAGCGATCCCCTCCAGTATATCCGGAACTCCCTTTCGCCTGCGAAGATAGTCAGGATCGAGCCCATTCTCGAGCAGGAAAAAGCCGTCACCGTCTTTTCGCGGCCTGACCAGCTTTCCCTCGCCATCGGCAAGGCGGGGCAGAACGTGCGCCTGGCTGCGAGGCTCACGGGATGGAAGATCGACATCAATGCCCTGGAACCGGAGAGAATGCCGACACTCCACGATATTTTCCAGGACATCATAGACGACAGCGGCGCTGAATAG
- the rimP gene encoding ribosome maturation factor RimP, translating to MGEDRGKDNFSALRKIVEGLGYECVGITLGNEEKRAILRVYIDSLGGILVKDCETVSRSLNRFLDENGEYIRGQFYLEVSSPGIERPLFSPEDYRKFRGKKIKLKTRQEISGQKRFTGLLLDVGEDGAVLLQLETGRGTEEDETVHIPFEIITKGNLVYEEQEKQDKRRSS from the coding sequence ATGGGCGAAGACAGGGGAAAAGATAATTTCAGCGCCCTCCGGAAAATTGTGGAGGGTCTCGGTTACGAATGTGTCGGCATTACCCTCGGAAACGAAGAGAAGCGGGCAATCCTGAGGGTCTATATCGATTCTCTCGGAGGCATTCTTGTCAAGGACTGCGAGACGGTCTCCAGGTCGCTCAACCGCTTTCTGGACGAAAACGGGGAGTATATCCGCGGCCAGTTCTACCTTGAGGTGAGTTCCCCGGGGATCGAGCGGCCTCTTTTTTCGCCGGAGGATTACCGGAAGTTCAGGGGGAAGAAGATCAAGCTCAAGACCCGGCAGGAAATAAGCGGACAGAAACGGTTTACGGGCCTTCTCCTGGACGTGGGGGAGGACGGGGCGGTTCTTCTGCAGCTTGAGACCGGCAGAGGTACGGAAGAGGATGAAACGGTCCATATCCCCTTTGAAATAATTACAAAAGGCAACCTTGTATATGAGGAACAGGAAAAGCAGGACAAAAGGAGGAGTTCATAA
- the guaB gene encoding IMP dehydrogenase, which translates to MKFEEKFVSYEGFTFDDVLLEPGYSEVLPSEVSIRTRLAKGIALNIPLCSSAMDTVTESRLAIAVAREGGIGIIHRNMTIEKQAREVDVVKRSESGVIVDPFFLHPDDRVSEAIGLMEHFHISGVPIVDGNKKLVGIITNRDLRFVTDFEQPISRVMTKENLIIAPEGTTLADAQSILMKYKVEKLPIVDGNGTLKGLITIKDIQKAKDFPSAAKDEGGRLRVGAAVGVGSDLAERAAALVKSGVDVIVVDTAHGHSKKVLDSVRLLRTSYPDLVLIGGNIATAEAAEALIDAGADAVKVGVGPGSICTTRIIAGIGVPQLAAIYNVAQAAHRKGKTVIADGGIRFSGDIVKALAAGADSVMIGSLFAGTEESPGELIIYRGRSYKSYRGMGSLGAMKDGCSKDRYFQEGAGNDKLVPEGIEGLAAHKGALSGVVFQLAGGLRSGMGYVGAKDIPDLQEKAQFVRITAASVKENHPHDVVVTKEAPNYWVE; encoded by the coding sequence ATGAAATTTGAGGAAAAATTTGTTTCCTATGAAGGCTTTACCTTTGATGATGTCCTTCTTGAACCCGGCTACAGCGAAGTTCTTCCCTCCGAGGTCTCCATCAGGACCAGGCTCGCGAAAGGCATTGCCCTCAACATTCCCCTCTGCAGCTCCGCCATGGACACAGTGACCGAATCCCGCCTGGCCATAGCCGTCGCCAGGGAAGGGGGAATAGGAATCATTCACCGGAACATGACCATCGAGAAGCAGGCCAGGGAAGTGGACGTGGTGAAGCGGTCCGAGTCCGGAGTCATCGTCGATCCCTTCTTCCTTCACCCCGACGACAGGGTGAGTGAGGCCATCGGACTGATGGAGCATTTTCATATTTCCGGTGTCCCCATCGTGGACGGCAACAAAAAACTCGTGGGTATCATCACCAACAGGGACCTTCGTTTCGTCACCGACTTCGAACAGCCCATTTCCAGGGTGATGACCAAAGAAAACCTGATCATCGCCCCGGAAGGGACCACCCTGGCGGATGCCCAGTCCATCCTCATGAAATACAAGGTGGAAAAGCTCCCCATCGTGGACGGGAACGGCACGCTGAAAGGCCTTATCACCATCAAGGATATCCAGAAAGCGAAGGATTTCCCCAGCGCGGCAAAAGACGAAGGGGGAAGGCTCCGGGTCGGCGCGGCCGTCGGCGTGGGCTCCGACCTGGCTGAAAGAGCGGCCGCCCTTGTGAAGAGCGGGGTAGACGTCATCGTCGTCGATACGGCCCACGGTCATTCGAAAAAAGTCCTCGATTCCGTCAGGCTGCTCCGGACCTCCTATCCGGATCTTGTGCTCATCGGAGGAAACATTGCCACGGCAGAGGCCGCTGAAGCTCTCATCGATGCGGGAGCCGACGCCGTCAAGGTCGGCGTCGGCCCCGGAAGTATCTGCACCACCAGGATTATCGCCGGTATCGGCGTTCCCCAGCTTGCGGCCATTTACAACGTCGCCCAGGCAGCCCACAGGAAGGGAAAGACGGTGATCGCCGACGGCGGGATCCGTTTTTCCGGCGACATCGTCAAGGCGCTCGCGGCGGGAGCCGACTCGGTCATGATCGGTTCCCTGTTTGCGGGTACCGAGGAAAGCCCGGGAGAACTGATCATTTACAGGGGCCGATCCTACAAGAGCTACAGGGGAATGGGCTCCCTCGGGGCAATGAAGGACGGCTGCAGCAAGGACAGGTATTTCCAGGAAGGGGCGGGAAATGATAAACTTGTTCCTGAAGGGATCGAGGGTCTCGCCGCCCACAAGGGAGCCCTGTCCGGAGTAGTCTTCCAGCTTGCCGGCGGTCTCCGGTCGGGAATGGGCTACGTCGGGGCGAAGGATATCCCCGATCTTCAGGAAAAGGCGCAGTTCGTACGGATTACCGCAGCCTCGGTCAAGGAGAATCACCCCCATGACGTGGTGGTGACCAAGGAAGCGCCGAACTACTGGGTTGAGTAA
- the ispF gene encoding 2-C-methyl-D-erythritol 2,4-cyclodiphosphate synthase, giving the protein MEGFSMVVVAAGRGERAGGDSPKQYRGLGGRMMWEWSALLAEKLFASGAVREAVFVVPAGDESFFSGRLLGYAFPFSVTAGGAERNDSVLNGLRCAKGDYVLVHDGARPFADEALCRRVMASVTEKKGIVPLLPVSDALKKEEEGILRPFPREGLFLTQTPQGFPREKLEQALRSHGKGARDEGEAWILAGYELGSVEGDRRNMKITWPGDFDLGESRFQKSFRTGIGYDIHPLVPGRRFILGGVFFPDFPLGFLGHSDGDPLVHALCDAILGGAGLGDIGTLYPASDMKYKGISSLVLLEDSARRASSEGWFLEWADCVVIAQEPRLSSRLQEMVKTMGNVLPSGWKNRVHLKAKSGEGEGAAGNCCSVICHAAATLSIRELKRDELQDED; this is encoded by the coding sequence ATGGAAGGATTTTCCATGGTGGTGGTGGCCGCAGGCAGGGGAGAGCGGGCCGGGGGAGACTCTCCCAAGCAGTACCGCGGGCTTGGAGGGCGGATGATGTGGGAATGGAGCGCCCTTCTCGCCGAAAAACTCTTTGCGTCAGGCGCCGTCAGGGAGGCTGTTTTCGTCGTCCCGGCGGGGGATGAGTCTTTTTTTTCGGGAAGGCTTTTGGGGTACGCCTTCCCCTTTTCGGTGACTGCGGGGGGGGCGGAAAGAAACGACTCGGTGCTGAACGGCCTGCGGTGTGCGAAGGGAGACTATGTCCTCGTCCACGACGGGGCGCGCCCTTTCGCGGACGAGGCTCTCTGCCGGAGGGTTATGGCATCGGTGACGGAGAAGAAGGGAATTGTTCCCCTTCTTCCCGTGTCCGACGCCCTGAAGAAAGAAGAAGAGGGAATCCTTCGGCCCTTCCCCCGGGAAGGGCTTTTCCTCACCCAGACCCCCCAGGGGTTCCCCAGGGAGAAGCTGGAACAGGCTCTTCGCTCCCACGGAAAAGGGGCCAGGGATGAGGGAGAGGCCTGGATACTGGCAGGCTATGAACTTGGATCGGTAGAGGGGGACAGGCGGAACATGAAAATCACCTGGCCCGGGGATTTTGACCTCGGAGAAAGCCGGTTTCAGAAGTCCTTCAGAACGGGGATCGGATATGATATCCACCCCCTCGTTCCGGGAAGGCGGTTCATTCTTGGAGGAGTTTTTTTTCCGGACTTTCCCCTGGGTTTTCTGGGACATTCCGACGGCGACCCCCTGGTACATGCGCTCTGCGACGCCATCCTCGGCGGGGCAGGGCTTGGGGATATCGGAACCCTGTACCCCGCGTCGGATATGAAATACAAGGGCATTTCGAGCCTTGTGCTCCTTGAGGATTCAGCCCGGAGAGCTTCTTCGGAAGGCTGGTTCCTCGAGTGGGCCGACTGCGTGGTGATCGCCCAGGAGCCCCGGCTTTCCTCCCGCCTTCAGGAGATGGTGAAGACAATGGGTAACGTTCTGCCTTCAGGATGGAAGAACAGGGTTCACCTGAAGGCGAAATCGGGCGAAGGCGAGGGAGCGGCCGGAAACTGCTGCTCCGTCATATGCCATGCCGCTGCCACTCTTTCCATCCGGGAGTTGAAGCGGGATGAATTGCAGGACGAGGACTGA
- a CDS encoding PIN/TRAM domain-containing protein: MTEGFGKIVRMIFSGLVLLLGGMIGAQVAQLLFPLVPEEWFMAGKSWLPLWLPGKIFLTVLSVVLFAFLGLILSPVFLRLLGLMGTFFETHLKNTSWSEITAATVGMIVGLIIANLVALPFSDLLFGSYLALILNIVLGYLGARILLKRQSDLLHVLGPIQGLKEKISMIRGQRERHDEGGMRLSAEEQQWCAGRKILDTSVIIDGRILDVARTGFLEGVIIIPQFVLLELQAVADSTDPARRTRGRRGLDVVNELQRLGDLQVEIADTTLKTLRAESVDSGLVALADRLGGQILTTDYNLNKLAQIQGIRVLNVNDLANALKPMLLPGETIIIDVIREGKEPHQGVGYLDDGTMFVVEDGENFIGKRVEVVVTSMLQTSAGRMVFGRVRKEVRS, from the coding sequence ATGACGGAGGGTTTTGGGAAGATTGTCAGGATGATCTTCTCCGGGCTGGTACTTCTGCTGGGTGGCATGATTGGTGCCCAGGTGGCCCAGCTTCTGTTTCCCCTTGTTCCTGAAGAATGGTTCATGGCGGGGAAATCATGGCTGCCCCTGTGGCTTCCGGGTAAAATTTTCCTTACGGTTCTTTCAGTGGTTTTATTCGCCTTTCTCGGCTTGATCCTTTCCCCCGTTTTTTTGCGGCTGCTTGGTCTTATGGGAACATTTTTTGAAACACACCTGAAGAACACCAGCTGGTCAGAGATTACCGCCGCCACCGTCGGCATGATTGTCGGCCTCATCATCGCGAATCTTGTGGCGCTGCCCTTTTCCGACCTCCTGTTCGGGAGCTATCTCGCCCTGATCCTGAACATTGTGCTGGGGTACCTCGGAGCGAGGATACTGCTGAAACGCCAGAGCGACCTGCTCCATGTCCTGGGTCCCATACAGGGGCTGAAGGAAAAAATCTCCATGATCAGGGGACAGCGGGAGCGGCACGATGAGGGCGGGATGCGTCTTTCCGCTGAAGAGCAGCAGTGGTGTGCGGGCCGGAAGATCCTCGACACGAGCGTCATCATTGACGGCAGGATCCTCGACGTCGCCAGGACTGGCTTTCTCGAGGGAGTGATCATCATCCCCCAGTTCGTTCTCCTGGAGCTTCAGGCGGTGGCCGACTCCACCGATCCGGCGAGAAGAACGAGGGGCCGGAGGGGCCTTGACGTGGTGAACGAACTCCAGAGACTGGGCGACCTCCAGGTCGAAATAGCCGACACGACCCTGAAGACCCTCAGGGCCGAGTCGGTGGACAGCGGCCTCGTGGCTCTCGCGGACAGGCTCGGAGGCCAGATTCTCACCACTGACTACAACCTGAACAAGCTCGCCCAGATTCAGGGCATCCGGGTGCTCAACGTGAACGATCTTGCAAACGCGCTGAAACCCATGCTCCTTCCGGGGGAAACCATCATCATCGATGTCATAAGGGAAGGAAAGGAACCCCACCAGGGCGTGGGATACCTTGACGACGGAACCATGTTCGTCGTCGAGGACGGAGAGAACTTCATCGGCAAACGTGTGGAGGTGGTGGTCACCTCCATGCTCCAGACCTCCGCCGGAAGAATGGTCTTCGGCCGGGTCAGGAAGGAAGTCCGGTCCTAA
- the recR gene encoding recombination mediator RecR — protein MSLPDSFERLTVLFRKLPGVGAKTARRMAFFVLQQPVSYAEELAACLSGLKDRIFTCSRCGNITDREPCAVCSDLLRDRSTLCVVETVEDLISIEQAGVYSGLYHVLGGRVSPLDGEDLDEECLAGLVRRIGEDRIREVIIATNPRIEGDLTFHAIVDRLGETDVSVSRLAYGLPVGGSIEFADRTTLLASLESRVTVKRKE, from the coding sequence GTGTCGCTGCCTGATTCCTTCGAAAGGCTCACCGTTCTTTTTCGCAAGCTCCCGGGCGTCGGGGCGAAAACGGCCCGGCGTATGGCCTTTTTCGTCCTCCAGCAGCCTGTTTCCTACGCCGAGGAGCTTGCCGCATGTCTTTCAGGGCTGAAAGACCGCATCTTCACCTGTTCACGGTGCGGCAACATCACCGACAGGGAGCCCTGTGCCGTCTGCAGCGACCTTCTGCGGGACAGGTCGACCCTCTGCGTCGTTGAAACGGTGGAGGATCTTATCAGCATTGAACAGGCCGGAGTCTATTCCGGACTGTACCATGTTCTCGGGGGGAGGGTATCTCCCCTCGACGGTGAGGATCTCGACGAGGAATGCCTTGCCGGGCTTGTGCGCCGCATCGGCGAAGACCGCATAAGGGAGGTGATTATCGCCACGAATCCGAGGATCGAAGGAGACCTGACCTTCCATGCCATAGTGGACCGGCTTGGAGAGACCGACGTTTCCGTCTCGCGGCTGGCCTACGGCCTCCCCGTGGGAGGGAGCATAGAGTTTGCCGACAGGACGACCCTTCTCGCCTCCCTCGAGTCCAGGGTAACGGTAAAGCGGAAAGAATGA
- a CDS encoding YbaB/EbfC family nucleoid-associated protein codes for MNMDKIMKQAQKMQAQMAKVQEELAGEKVEGSAGGGMVTVTANGQGDVVGVRIDPEVMKGDDVEMLEDLVLAAVNEALRRSKELAAERMGRITGGLGSMGLF; via the coding sequence TTGAACATGGACAAGATCATGAAACAGGCGCAGAAGATGCAGGCCCAGATGGCAAAGGTCCAGGAGGAGCTTGCGGGAGAAAAGGTGGAAGGAAGCGCCGGGGGCGGAATGGTCACCGTGACGGCGAACGGCCAGGGAGACGTGGTAGGAGTTCGTATCGATCCGGAGGTCATGAAGGGCGACGACGTGGAAATGCTCGAGGACCTGGTGCTTGCGGCGGTGAATGAAGCGCTTCGGCGCAGCAAGGAGCTTGCCGCCGAGAGAATGGGGCGGATTACCGGCGGCCTCGGTTCCATGGGGCTGTTCTAG
- a CDS encoding 23S rRNA (pseudouridine(1915)-N(3))-methyltransferase RlmH has protein sequence MKIIILSVGKAKDGHCAALADRYFQRTAPFLKVGLESAPESKDGNAARKVEREGKEILKKIRERDYVVILDEGGGETDSLSFARWLSARLDDSEGRIVFVIGGAFGLAGEVRDRADHSLSLSKMTMPHELCLVFLAEQIYRACTILRGVDYHH, from the coding sequence ATGAAAATCATTATTCTTAGTGTCGGAAAAGCAAAGGACGGCCATTGTGCCGCCCTGGCGGATCGTTATTTCCAGCGGACCGCTCCTTTCCTTAAAGTGGGCCTCGAATCCGCACCGGAGTCGAAGGACGGCAATGCCGCCCGGAAGGTGGAGCGGGAGGGAAAGGAAATACTGAAGAAGATCCGGGAACGGGATTACGTGGTGATCCTGGACGAGGGGGGCGGGGAAACGGACAGCCTCTCTTTTGCCCGGTGGCTTTCGGCAAGGCTCGATGATTCGGAGGGAAGGATCGTGTTCGTCATCGGAGGGGCATTCGGACTGGCCGGGGAAGTAAGGGACAGGGCGGATCATTCCCTCTCGCTCTCGAAGATGACCATGCCCCACGAGCTCTGCCTCGTATTTCTCGCGGAACAGATATACAGGGCATGTACAATCCTCAGAGGAGTGGACTACCACCACTGA
- a CDS encoding V-type ATP synthase subunit D, which translates to MNGRSSGPPTREHLLSTRRRIIAVSHGKRLLERKRDALVRAVDEERRLFRETEKAFFLAAGRITFLYSLVRLFEGDGAVRYLSAGNDPLPVRVEKKSVMGCRYSSFSPSPEDRDRLSWKLPFDPAVTSLSVEDLLKALGESEDCVWRYINLKTKISAIERELSRTTLKINTLEHVVLPSLGKEVKRIEDLLAERERQEKFVAKRVGKKKRSAPAGNRENILDTHYENHYS; encoded by the coding sequence ATGAACGGCAGGTCGTCCGGTCCCCCCACGAGGGAGCACCTTCTGTCCACCCGGCGGCGCATAATTGCCGTGAGCCATGGAAAGAGGCTCCTCGAAAGGAAACGGGACGCCCTGGTCCGGGCAGTGGACGAGGAGCGGCGGCTCTTCCGGGAGACAGAAAAAGCCTTTTTTCTCGCCGCGGGGAGGATCACCTTCCTGTATTCCCTGGTGAGGCTCTTCGAGGGCGACGGCGCCGTCCGCTATCTTTCCGCCGGAAACGATCCCCTTCCGGTCCGGGTGGAAAAGAAATCCGTCATGGGATGCCGGTATTCCTCTTTTTCCCCTTCGCCGGAGGACAGGGATCGTCTTTCATGGAAGCTTCCCTTCGACCCCGCCGTGACCTCCCTCTCGGTGGAGGATCTCCTGAAAGCCCTGGGAGAAAGCGAAGACTGCGTCTGGAGGTACATCAACCTCAAGACGAAGATCAGTGCCATAGAACGGGAACTTTCCAGGACCACCCTGAAGATAAATACGCTTGAGCATGTGGTCCTTCCCTCCCTGGGGAAAGAGGTGAAACGGATAGAGGATCTTCTTGCCGAGAGGGAACGGCAGGAAAAGTTCGTGGCAAAGAGAGTGGGGAAGAAGAAACGGTCGGCCCCGGCGGGAAATAGGGAAAATATACTGGACACACACTATGAAAATCATTATTCTTAG
- a CDS encoding V-type ATP synthase subunit B has protein sequence MTALYREGFRRVEGISGPLLFVRGIAGPACGELVAVESGSERRTGRILQIDGDLSVIQVFEGTMGLAPGSVTVWLERDVLRIPAGDGLIGRVFDGRGNPLDGLSAGFADEFLAVGGSPINPVRRSSPDIFVETGVSALDLMNTLVRGQKLPVFSGAGLPANELAVQIVSGARIPGSEEPFLVVFAALGITRREAQFFMDSFRKSGALRNGVFFLNLAGDSTVERLLTPRVALAAAEYFAFSRGYNVLVVMTDMLAYCDALREVAAAREEVPGRRGYPGYMYSDLAELYERAGCIAGAPGSVTQIPIITMPDDDMTHPVVDLSGYITEGQIVLDRRIQERGVYPPVDVLPCLSRLMNKGIGRGKTFPEHRALADQLYASYARAREVERMRLIVGDDGLTAVEKQYLGFAAAFEKTFLGQGGARRTLAESERSAWKCLETLPRSELFKLPESYVAENLGYSALPREP, from the coding sequence ATGACGGCCCTGTACCGGGAAGGATTCAGGAGGGTTGAGGGCATAAGCGGTCCCCTTCTTTTCGTGAGGGGAATCGCCGGGCCCGCCTGCGGCGAACTTGTCGCAGTGGAGTCGGGTTCGGAAAGACGAACGGGACGGATCCTCCAGATCGACGGGGACCTTTCGGTCATCCAGGTGTTCGAGGGGACCATGGGGCTTGCCCCCGGGAGCGTCACCGTGTGGCTTGAGCGGGACGTCCTCAGGATTCCCGCCGGAGACGGACTGATAGGCCGTGTATTCGACGGGAGGGGAAACCCCCTGGACGGTCTGTCCGCCGGCTTCGCCGATGAATTTCTCGCTGTGGGAGGCTCTCCCATCAACCCGGTGCGGAGGAGCAGCCCGGATATTTTCGTGGAAACGGGGGTATCCGCCCTGGACCTCATGAACACCCTCGTCCGGGGGCAGAAACTGCCCGTGTTTTCCGGGGCGGGCCTGCCCGCCAACGAGCTGGCCGTCCAGATCGTGAGCGGGGCAAGGATTCCGGGCTCGGAAGAGCCCTTCCTCGTGGTCTTCGCCGCTCTGGGCATTACCCGGAGAGAAGCCCAGTTTTTTATGGATTCCTTCCGGAAGTCGGGCGCCCTGCGGAACGGCGTGTTCTTTCTGAACCTCGCCGGCGACTCGACGGTGGAGCGTCTGCTCACGCCCAGGGTCGCCCTTGCGGCGGCGGAATACTTCGCCTTTTCGAGGGGCTACAATGTCCTCGTGGTGATGACCGACATGCTGGCCTACTGCGACGCCCTGAGGGAAGTGGCGGCCGCCAGGGAGGAAGTGCCGGGGAGAAGGGGCTACCCCGGCTACATGTATTCCGATCTGGCCGAGCTGTACGAGCGGGCGGGCTGCATTGCTGGAGCGCCGGGAAGCGTCACCCAGATTCCCATCATCACCATGCCGGACGATGACATGACCCACCCGGTGGTGGACCTCTCGGGCTACATTACCGAGGGGCAGATCGTGCTCGACAGGAGAATCCAGGAACGGGGGGTCTACCCTCCCGTCGACGTTCTTCCCTGCCTGAGCAGGCTGATGAACAAGGGAATAGGAAGGGGAAAGACCTTCCCGGAGCACAGGGCCCTCGCGGATCAGCTCTACGCCTCGTATGCCAGGGCCAGGGAAGTGGAACGGATGCGGCTCATCGTGGGCGATGACGGGCTCACCGCCGTGGAAAAACAGTATCTCGGGTTCGCCGCGGCGTTCGAAAAAACATTCCTCGGTCAGGGAGGCGCACGAAGAACCCTGGCGGAATCTGAGCGATCCGCATGGAAATGCCTTGAAACCCTTCCCAGGAGCGAGCTCTTCAAGCTGCCTGAGAGCTACGTGGCGGAAAACCTGGGCTATTCGGCCCTTCCCCGGGAGCCATGA